In Candidatus Manganitrophus noduliformans, the genomic stretch GAGACGGGATTCTCAATATCGATAAACCGGCCGGGTGGACCTCGCATGATGTGGTCGCGAAGATTCGCGGCCTCTTGCGGATCAAGAAGGTCGGCCATGCGGGGACCCTCGATCCGGAGGCGACCGGGGTGCTTCCGATCTGCTTCGGAAAGGGGACGAAGGTCGTTCCTTTTCTGATGGACGCCGAGAAGGAGTATGATGCGGTCCTCCGCCTCGGAGAGGAGACCGACACGCAAGATGCCACGGGCAAGGTTCTCAAGACGGTCGACATCCCCGCTGGGATGGCGGCGCAGGTTCGCGAGACGGCGGAATCGTTCGTCGGAACCTACGCGCAGATGCCGCCGATGTACTCCGCCATTAAGGTGAAGGGGGTCCCCCTTTATCGCTCGGCGCGCGCCGGAGAAGTGGTCGAACGGACGGCCCGGACCGTTTCGATCCGGGAGATCCGTTTCAACGGTTTTGAGGGAAGGGACGCCTCCTTCAGCGTGGTCTGCTCGAAGGGGACCTACATCCGGACCCTCTGCGCCGACATCGGCGAAAAGTTGGGGGTGGGGGGACATCTCCTCCGGCTGCGCCGCACCCGCGCCGGTCAATTCCCCATCGTCGATTCGGTCGAGCTGAACCGGTTTTGCGAACTGTACGCCGAGGGGGATTGGGAAAAGGAAGTCTACTCGTTGAACGAGGTGTTGAAGGATCTTCCCGCGGTTTGGGTGAAAGAGCCTTACCGAGAGAAGGTTCTGCATGGCGCGCCGATCGGCCCCGAGGGGGTCTTGAATCGATCCTCTTTTAAAAAAGGAGAGCCGCTTCGCATTCTCGATCCGGAAGGCCGTCTCTTAGCGATCGGCCGCGCCGTTATGAATGAAGATGAGGTGAGGGAAAATCGACAGTCTTTCTTTAAATCGGAAACGGTTCTTTCCGACCTCTCCAAACCGGAAGTCGGCGCAGGGGTGGAAGGATCGATCCGGAGTTCATTATACTAACAAATAAGGAGGAACATCACGTGCCGCTCGTTAAGGAAAAGAAGCAAAGTGTCATCAAGGAAAATGCGATTCATGGGAACGATACCGGCTCGCCGGAGGTTCAGATCGCCCTTCTGACGAATCGGATTACTTATTTGACGGAGCATTTTCAGACCCACAAGAAAGATCACCACTCCCGGCGCGGCCTGATCAACATGGTCAGCCGTCGGAGGAAGCTGCTCGATTATCTGAAGCAGAACGATTTTGCCCGGTACCAAGCGATCATCGGGAAGTTGGGGCTGAGAAAGTAACTCAGCCAATGCAGTGGATCTTCCACGGTGTGAAGGTCCAGCCTAAATAACGTATCGCAGCCGGCACAGAAATACAATGAAGAGCCAATAAGGCGAGATGAAGTGAGGCGCCGCGCGCCTCGCGTTACTTCTCTTTCTTGGTTTTTCATTGTAGTTCTGTGGCCTGCTGCCCTAGTGGAGGAGTCACAGAGTATGGTTCATCGCGTAGAAGCAGAGATTGCAGGGAAAAAGCTCGTCCTGGAGACGGGACGGATGGCCCGGCAGGCGGACGGAGCGGTTCTTGTCCAGTATGGCGACAGCCTCGTCCTGGCCACGGCCGTCGCTTCCAAACAAGCGAAAGATGTCGATTTTCTTCCGCTCACGGTCGACTATCAGGAGCGGGCGTATGCCGCCGGAAGGATCCCGGGGGGATTTTTCAAAAGAGAAGGGAGGCTGAGCGAAAAAGAGACATTGACCAGCCGGTTGATCGACCGGCCGATGCGGCCGCTCTTCCCCGATCATTGGTATTTTGAAACCCAGATCATCGCCTCTGTTCTCTCGAGCGATCTCTCCGCCTCGACCGAGATTCTCGGGATGGTCGGCGCGTCCGCGGCGGTGACCATTTCGGACATCCCCTTCAACGGCCCGATCGGCGCGATCCGCGTCGGCCGGATCGACGGAAAACTCGTCGCCATGCCGAGCCTGGAGGAGATCGAGAAGAGCGACATGAACATCGTTCTCGCAGGAACCGCCGAGGCGGTCATGATGGTCGAAAGCGAGATCAAAGAGCTCCCCGAAGAGGCGGTTTTGGAAGCGGTCGCTTTCGGGCATCAAGCGCTCCAGACGCTGATCGGACTGCAGAAGGAGCTTCAAGCGAAGGTCGGCAGGCAGAAGCGCTCCCCCGTGGCGATCGATCGGGACGAGGCGTTTGAGAAACAATTGAGGGAGACCCTCGTCGGGCCGATTCAAGAAGCGATCCTGATTTCGAACAAGACCGAACGGCAGGAGCGTCTCGATCAAATTCTCAAGGAGAAGATCGCGTCGATCAATACCGGCGAGGTCGATCGAACCCGGGAGATCAAAGCGCTCTTTCACGAGCTGGAGCGGGAAGCGGTCCGGGAGATGATTTTGACCAAAGGGGTCCGGGCCGACGGCCGCGGGCCGGCCGATATCCGCCCGATCACCTGCGAGGTGGGGATTCTCCCCCGCACACACGGGTCGGCGCTTTTCACCCGCGGCGAGACCCAGAGTTTGGCCGTGGTGACCCTCGGAACCTCCGACGACGAGCAGCGGATCGACTCTCTGGAAGGGGAGTGGAAGAAGACCTTCATGCTTCACTATAACTTTCCCCCCTTCTCCGTCGGCGAGGCCCGGCCGCTTCGGGGACCCGGCCGTCGCGAGATCGGTCATGGGGCCTTGGCCGAGCGGGCGTTGAAGCCGATCATCCCGAGCAAAGAGGCCTTTCCCTATACCCTGCGGATCGTCTCCGATGTCCTGGAGTCGAACGGCTCCTCTTCCATGGCGACCGTCTGCGGCGGAACCCTCGCCCTGATGGATGCCGGGGTGCCGATCGTCCGTCCGGTCGCGGGGATCGCGATGGGGCTGATCCTGGAGGGCAAACGGGTTCAGATCCTCTCCGATATCTTGGGACTGGAAGATCATCTGGGGGATATGGATTTCAAGGTCACCGGAACGGCGCAGGGGATCACCGCCTTTCAGCTCGATATCAAGATCGGCGGGTTGACCATCGAGATCATGAAACGGGCGTTGGAACAGGCGAGGCAAGGACGGCAGCATATTTTAGGGAAAATGCTGGAAGCGCTTGCAGCGCCCCGGCCGGAGCTGTCCACCTATGCGCCGCGAATCGTCACGATGAAGGTGAAGCCCGACAAAGTCCGCGAAGTCATCGGACCGGGCGGAAAAGTCATCCGTGGGATCATCGAGAAGACCGGCGTGAAGATCGATATCGAAGACGACGGGACGATCCATATCGCCTCGATGGATGACGCCGCGGCCAAAGAAGCGATCGAGATGGTCAATATGATCGTCGAAGAGGTCGAAGTCGGCCGCGTCTATGTCGGAAAGGTCACCCGGATCATGGATTTCGGCGCCATCGTCGAGCTTCGGCGGGGGGTCGACGGCCTGGTCCACATCTCTCAGCTGGCGCATCATCGGGTCAAGAGCGTGACCGATGAGGTGAAAGAGGGGGATGAGATCACGGTGAAAGTTCTGGAAGTCGACAGACAGGGAAAGATCCGCCTCTCCCGCAAGGAGACCCTTCCTCCCCCTGCGAAAGAAAGTTAAATGTGAATCGTTATTCGTTAAACGTAAGAACGGAAGGTTCAGGGCCTTCCGTTCCACGTTTAACCCTTAACGGATAACGAGGGATCTCCTTATGGTTCGGAAAGTCGTTTTAGATAACGGAATGCGGATTGTCGCGGAAAAGATGGCCTCCGTGAAGTCGGTCTCGATCGGTCTGTGGGTGAATGTCGGCTCCCGGGACGAAGAGGCGCACGAGCACGGCATTTCCCACTTCCTTGAGCATATGTTCTTCAAAGGGACGGAGAAGCGGAGCGCAAAAGAGATTGCCCGGGAGATCGATGCCATCGGCGGCGAGTTAAACGCTTTTACCTCCCGTGAGACGACGACCTTCTACGCCAAGGTCCTCGACGACCATCTCTCCAAGGCGGTCGAGATTCTCTCCGACAACTTCCATCACTCCACCTTTGAGCCGCGCGAGATCGAGAAGGAAAAGCAGGTCGTGATGGAAGAGATCAAAATGGTGGAGGATGATCCGGAAGATCTGGTCCATGATCTCTATACGAAAGATATCTGGAAGGGAAACACCCTAGGTCGGCCGATCCTCGGAACGGTCGAAACGATCTCCGGCATGACCCGCAAGAAGATCCTTCGTTTTCTCAAGCGCGCCTACGATCCGAAGCAAATCGTCGTCTCGGTCGCCGGCCACTTCGATCTCCCGCCGCTGATGAAGGCGCTGGAGAAGGCCTTCGGAAAGTATTCCGCAAAAGAAGTCGATCTCCATCCGAGGCTGGCGCCCCAGATGAGCCCCCATTTCCAGGTGAAGAAGCGGAATTTAGAGCAGGTCCACCTCTGCATCGGGACACAGGGGCTGCCGCACCGCCATCCCGACCGGTATGCGCTCTATGTGCTCAATACGATCCTGGGCGGAAGCGTCAGCTCGCGTCTTTTTCAAGAGGTTCGGGAGCGGCGGGGCCTCGCTTACTCCATCTACTCCTATCCCTCTTCTTATCAGGACGGGGGGCTCTTTACGGTGTACGCCGGGACCGGCGCCAAAAACGCGCCGAAGGTGATCGGCCTGATCTTGAAAGAGTTCAAGCGCCTCAAAGAGAAAGGGGTCGATCCGGTCGAGCTGGAGAAGGCGAAAAACCACATCAAGGGGAGCCTGATGCTCAGCATGGAGAGCACCAGCAGCCGGATGAGCAAGCTGGCGAAGGATGAGCTTTACTTCGGCCGGCATTTTTCCCTGGAAGAGGTGGTCCGCGAGATCAACCGGGTCTCTCTCGATCAGGTCCAGCAGCTCGCCAAGCTTCTCTTCGACTCGAAATATCTCTCCCTGACCGCCCTCGGAAAAATCGATCCGACTCTTCTGCCGCACGATCTGAGCCTTTAAAAGAAGGGGGCCAGGGGTCGGGGATCGGAGAAAAGAATAAAGAGGATTCAAACAGGAGGTCTTTACGGGATTCGTAAAGACCTTTTTTATTTGGTTTTTCCCCGGCCCCCGGCCCCCGACCCCTGGCCCCCGTCTTTTGTCGAGAGGCAGACCCGGTTCCGGCCGGTCGATTTGGCGCGATAGAGGGCGCGGTCGGCCGCTTCGATCAGATCGTGCGGCGAGGCGGCGTTCTCCGGATAGGTGGCGAGCCCGATGCTCACGTTGAGGGCGCCGCCCGGCTGCGTTTTCCCGTTCTTGAACGGATAGTCGGCGATCGCCTTCCTCAGCCGCTCCGCGATGAGCTTCCCTCTCGTCCGATTCGTCTCCGGCATAATGATCGAGAACTCTTCCCCCCCGTATCGGGCCGCGATGTCGGTCTCCCGGATATTCCTCCGGATCAGATCTCCCAAGGTCCGGAGGACTTCATTCCCCATCAGATGGCCGTGCGTGTCGTTGTACTGTTTAAAGTGGTCGATGTCGAGCATCGCCAGCGTCAGGGCGCGGCCGTAGCGCTGGGTCCGGGAGAGCTCCGAGGAGAGCTGCTGCAAGAGGTGGCGATGGTTGAAGAGGCCGGTGAGCTCATCGGTGATCGCCATCAGCCGCGTCATCTCCAGGATTTTGGCCTTTCCGATGGAGGTGGCGGCGATGGTCGAGACGAGGGAGAGGAGAGAGGTTTCTTTCTCGGAAAATAGGTGCGGCTTGAAATCGTTCACATAGAGAATTCCCAAGATCTTTCCTTCGTTCCAAAGGGGGATGGCCGCGACCGCCTCGACCTTTTCTTCCAGGAGGACCGGGTTATTGAACTTGGGAAGTTTTTTCAAGCTCTCGATGGCGACGACCCCCTTCTGATTCAGAATATAGGTCGTCAGCCCCCCTTTCCGAACCCGCCAGCGCCGGACACGGGCGAACTCTCTGGAGAACCCCTTCGACGCCACCAGGACCATCTCGCCGCGCTCCTCGTCGAACATCGCCAGGCTTCCGGCCGGAGTGCGGGTCAGTTCGGCGGCGTAGTCGATCACCGTGGTATAGAGCTTTGCGATGTTCTCGATGGAGGAAAGCTTCAAGCTCAGATCGTAGAGGGAGAGGTATTCGGAGAGGAGCCGCTCCGCTTCCCGCTGGCTTTTTTGCCGCTCGTCGATGAGGGTCCAGGCCAGTTTCGCCGACCGGCCGCTGAGGATCTCAATTCCATCCCGTTTTGAGGCTTGCAACGCGGCCTCGACCTTTGGAGAGCCGGTGACGTTGATGATGATGTCGTTTTTTTTCTTGAGTAAGGTTTTGAAGTCGGCCGTGGTCGGGATGCGGAGGGCCCTGGCGAGGCGGATGCCGGGGGCGGCTTTTTTCCGGTCTGCAACCCCGGTGATTTTAATGAGAGGGTCTTCCGAGAGGATTTCCAGAAGGGAGGTCCCCCCTTTCCCGGCGCCCACAATCGCAATCCGCATCCCGGCGTCTCCTGAGTGACCGGGGGATCATACCTAAAGGAAATACGGATGTCAATGGGGTCGGGGGAGGTGGAGAAAAGCCGGGCCGGACCTGTCCGAGACCTCCCCGAGGTTCCTGATTGATCCACCCTCCCAGGCTTTTCCGGTATTGATCTCTTCCTAAGAAAAACGTATACTCCGGGGGATTCCCCTCCCGGCAAGGGCATTCCCTTCGATTCAGCTTGCCTGCCTTCATATGGCGGCTTTCCGGGATGGCGCATTCCTTCCAAGAGAAATACTGCCCGGT encodes the following:
- the truB gene encoding tRNA pseudouridine(55) synthase TruB, which produces MIRDGILNIDKPAGWTSHDVVAKIRGLLRIKKVGHAGTLDPEATGVLPICFGKGTKVVPFLMDAEKEYDAVLRLGEETDTQDATGKVLKTVDIPAGMAAQVRETAESFVGTYAQMPPMYSAIKVKGVPLYRSARAGEVVERTARTVSIREIRFNGFEGRDASFSVVCSKGTYIRTLCADIGEKLGVGGHLLRLRRTRAGQFPIVDSVELNRFCELYAEGDWEKEVYSLNEVLKDLPAVWVKEPYREKVLHGAPIGPEGVLNRSSFKKGEPLRILDPEGRLLAIGRAVMNEDEVRENRQSFFKSETVLSDLSKPEVGAGVEGSIRSSLY
- the rpsO gene encoding 30S ribosomal protein S15 → MPLVKEKKQSVIKENAIHGNDTGSPEVQIALLTNRITYLTEHFQTHKKDHHSRRGLINMVSRRRKLLDYLKQNDFARYQAIIGKLGLRK
- the pnp gene encoding polyribonucleotide nucleotidyltransferase — its product is MVHRVEAEIAGKKLVLETGRMARQADGAVLVQYGDSLVLATAVASKQAKDVDFLPLTVDYQERAYAAGRIPGGFFKREGRLSEKETLTSRLIDRPMRPLFPDHWYFETQIIASVLSSDLSASTEILGMVGASAAVTISDIPFNGPIGAIRVGRIDGKLVAMPSLEEIEKSDMNIVLAGTAEAVMMVESEIKELPEEAVLEAVAFGHQALQTLIGLQKELQAKVGRQKRSPVAIDRDEAFEKQLRETLVGPIQEAILISNKTERQERLDQILKEKIASINTGEVDRTREIKALFHELEREAVREMILTKGVRADGRGPADIRPITCEVGILPRTHGSALFTRGETQSLAVVTLGTSDDEQRIDSLEGEWKKTFMLHYNFPPFSVGEARPLRGPGRREIGHGALAERALKPIIPSKEAFPYTLRIVSDVLESNGSSSMATVCGGTLALMDAGVPIVRPVAGIAMGLILEGKRVQILSDILGLEDHLGDMDFKVTGTAQGITAFQLDIKIGGLTIEIMKRALEQARQGRQHILGKMLEALAAPRPELSTYAPRIVTMKVKPDKVREVIGPGGKVIRGIIEKTGVKIDIEDDGTIHIASMDDAAAKEAIEMVNMIVEEVEVGRVYVGKVTRIMDFGAIVELRRGVDGLVHISQLAHHRVKSVTDEVKEGDEITVKVLEVDRQGKIRLSRKETLPPPAKES
- a CDS encoding M16 family metallopeptidase; protein product: MVRKVVLDNGMRIVAEKMASVKSVSIGLWVNVGSRDEEAHEHGISHFLEHMFFKGTEKRSAKEIAREIDAIGGELNAFTSRETTTFYAKVLDDHLSKAVEILSDNFHHSTFEPREIEKEKQVVMEEIKMVEDDPEDLVHDLYTKDIWKGNTLGRPILGTVETISGMTRKKILRFLKRAYDPKQIVVSVAGHFDLPPLMKALEKAFGKYSAKEVDLHPRLAPQMSPHFQVKKRNLEQVHLCIGTQGLPHRHPDRYALYVLNTILGGSVSSRLFQEVRERRGLAYSIYSYPSSYQDGGLFTVYAGTGAKNAPKVIGLILKEFKRLKEKGVDPVELEKAKNHIKGSLMLSMESTSSRMSKLAKDELYFGRHFSLEEVVREINRVSLDQVQQLAKLLFDSKYLSLTALGKIDPTLLPHDLSL
- a CDS encoding diguanylate cyclase, with the protein product MRIAIVGAGKGGTSLLEILSEDPLIKITGVADRKKAAPGIRLARALRIPTTADFKTLLKKKNDIIINVTGSPKVEAALQASKRDGIEILSGRSAKLAWTLIDERQKSQREAERLLSEYLSLYDLSLKLSSIENIAKLYTTVIDYAAELTRTPAGSLAMFDEERGEMVLVASKGFSREFARVRRWRVRKGGLTTYILNQKGVVAIESLKKLPKFNNPVLLEEKVEAVAAIPLWNEGKILGILYVNDFKPHLFSEKETSLLSLVSTIAATSIGKAKILEMTRLMAITDELTGLFNHRHLLQQLSSELSRTQRYGRALTLAMLDIDHFKQYNDTHGHLMGNEVLRTLGDLIRRNIRETDIAARYGGEEFSIIMPETNRTRGKLIAERLRKAIADYPFKNGKTQPGGALNVSIGLATYPENAASPHDLIEAADRALYRAKSTGRNRVCLSTKDGGQGSGAGGRGKTK